A portion of the Apus apus isolate bApuApu2 chromosome 3, bApuApu2.pri.cur, whole genome shotgun sequence genome contains these proteins:
- the FRMD1 gene encoding FERM domain-containing protein 1 isoform X1, translating to MSRVLLTGRMQPESRSVCVFLPSREQLSLSVGVKATGQELFQQVCDLVKIKEPHFFGLSIVKNNEYVFIDLEQKLSKYFSKEWKKETTKGTEKFSPPFVAFFRVQYYVENGRVISDKVARQLYYCHLKEQVLMSRCNHKEEIYFLLAAYSLQADLGNYREKVHSGKYFEPQAYFPQWIIAKRGSDYILKHAPEMHREQQGLSAKEAVLKFIKESCLLEDVPVHFYRLQKDKKEDRPTVILGLTLRGMHIYQEVNHVRQLLYDFPWSHIGKLAFMGKKFEIQPDGLPSARKLVYYTGCPFRSRHLLQLLSNSHRLFLNIQPVLKQIQKLEEAEEKKRYRESYISDTLEMDLDPCDKNSHSSGSSGGSRRDNRLSRQSTGSHGSSHTSGIEADSRHRVSVEMSVDEPFSIDRVHRKEKSCSSTISYGSSGIDSGSKGRAEDDSQDDELELAVDEPEEVPVDEPLEGEQLEEATVGESVESLPLDAASCQAINQESLSVVQVTLIKMRGQSVESLHQVRSPKSRSCTDQHSQSLDDIRLYKHRHPPLSATLSSDTSHSYTFGCSLEDKLSIYGCVYSTADCKTKSALYGKRSMNCLSLDLLGEDQLPEEFVV from the exons ATGAGCAGGGTGCTGCTGACTGGCAGGATGCAGCCGGAGAGCCGGAGCGTCTGTGTCTTCCTGCCCAGCCgggagcagctcagcctgaGTGTCGGG GTCAAAGCCACTGGACAGGAGCTCTTTCAGCAAGTTTGTGATTTAGTGAAGATTAAAGAGCCTCACTTCTTTGGCCTCAGCATTGTTAAAA ATAACGAATATGTTTTTATAGACCTGGAGCAGAAGCTTAGCAAATACTTTTCAAAGGAATGGAAGAAAGAGACCACCAAA GGAACAGAGAAATTCAGCCCTCCTTTTGTTGCATTCTTTAGAGTACAATACTATGTAGAAAATGGAAGAGTAATAAG TGATAAGGTGGCACGGCAACTCTACTACTGCCATCTCAAAGAGCAAGTACTTATGTCTCGGTGCAACCACAAAGAAGAAATCTACTTCTTGCTGGCTGCCTACAGCTTACAGGCAGACTTGGGCAACTACAGAGAGAAGGTCCATTCTGGCAAATATTTTGAACCTCAGGCTTATTTCCCACAATGG ATAATTGCGAAGAGGGGGAGCGACTACATCTTGAAACATGCTCCAGAGATGCACCGAGAACAGCAAGGGCTGAGTGCTAAGGAAGCGGTGCTGAAGTTCATTAAGGAGTCCTGCCTGCTGGAAGATGTGCCCGTCCACTTCTACAGGCTGCAGAAG GATAAGAAGGAGGATCGCCCGACAGTTATCCTGGGCCTGACCCTGAGAGGAATGCACATCTATCAG GAGGTGAATCATGTTCGCCAGCTCCTCTACGACTTTCCCTGGTCACACATTGGGAAGCTGGCTTTTATG GGGAAGAAATTCGAGATCCAGCCAGATGGTTTGCCTTCTGCACGGAAACTGGTTTACTACACGGGTTGCCCCTTCAGGTCGAGGCACTtactgcagctcctcagcaacAGCCACCGGCTCTTTCTGAATATCCAGCCGGTGTTGAAGCAAATCCAAAAactggaggaggctgaag AGAAGAAGCGCTACCGGGAGTCCTATATCAGCGACACCCTGGAGATGGACCTGGACCCGTGCGACAAGAACTCGCACAGCAGCGGGAGCAGCGGGGGCAGCCGGCGGGATAACCGCCTCTCGCGCCAGTCCACGGGGAGTCACGGCAGCTCGCACACGTCGGGCATCGAGGCCGACTCCAGGCACCGGGTGTCAGTGGAGATGTCAGTGGATGAGCCCTTCAGCATTGACCGGGTGCATCGGAAAGAGAAATCCTGCAGCTCAACCATCAGCTACGGTAGCTCTGGCATTGACAGCGGCAGCAAAGGGCGGGCTGAAGACGACTCTCAGGATGATG AGCTTGAGCTGGCAGTAGATGAGCCAGAGGAGGTGCCTGTAGATGAGCCTTTAGAGGGAGAACAGTTAGAGGAGGCCACTGTGGGAGAATCTGTTGAATCTCTTCCTCTAGATGCTGCTAGCTGCCAAG CTATAAATCAGGAATCGCTGTCTGTGGTGCAGGTCACGCTAATAAAAATGAGAGGCCAAAGTGTGGAATCCCTTCACCAG GTCAGATCGCCCAAAAGCAGGAGCTGCACAGACCAGCACAGCCAGAGTTTGGATGACATCCGCCTTTACAAGCACAGGCACCCACCACTAAGTGCCACACTGTCTTCAGACACATCCCACAGCTACACATTTGGCTGCAGCCTGGAGGATAAGCTGTCTATCTATGGCTGCGTTTATTCCACAGCAGACTGCAAAACCAAGTCTGCCCTTTATGGGAAGCGATCCATGAACTGCCTCTCCTTGGATCTTCTGGGAGAGGACCAGCTCCCAGAGGAGTTTGTGGTGTAA
- the FRMD1 gene encoding FERM domain-containing protein 1 isoform X2: MSRVLLTGRMQPESRSVCVFLPSREQLSLSVGVKATGQELFQQVCDLVKIKEPHFFGLSIVKNNEYVFIDLEQKLSKYFSKEWKKETTKGTEKFSPPFVAFFRVQYYVENGRVISDKVARQLYYCHLKEQVLMSRCNHKEEIYFLLAAYSLQADLGNYREKVHSGKYFEPQAYFPQWIIAKRGSDYILKHAPEMHREQQGLSAKEAVLKFIKESCLLEDVPVHFYRLQKDKKEDRPTVILGLTLRGMHIYQEVNHVRQLLYDFPWSHIGKLAFMGKKFEIQPDGLPSARKLVYYTGCPFRSRHLLQLLSNSHRLFLNIQPVLKQIQKLEEAEEKKRYRESYISDTLEMDLDPCDKNSHSSGSSGGSRRDNRLSRQSTGSHGSSHTSGIEADSRHRVSVEMSVDEPFSIDRVHRKEKSCSSTISYGSSGIDSGSKGRAEDDSQDDELELAVDEPEEVPVDEPLEGEQLEEATVGESVESLPLDAASCQAINQESLSVVQVTLIKMRGQSVESLHQWNCLSVAFYCHDGDW; encoded by the exons ATGAGCAGGGTGCTGCTGACTGGCAGGATGCAGCCGGAGAGCCGGAGCGTCTGTGTCTTCCTGCCCAGCCgggagcagctcagcctgaGTGTCGGG GTCAAAGCCACTGGACAGGAGCTCTTTCAGCAAGTTTGTGATTTAGTGAAGATTAAAGAGCCTCACTTCTTTGGCCTCAGCATTGTTAAAA ATAACGAATATGTTTTTATAGACCTGGAGCAGAAGCTTAGCAAATACTTTTCAAAGGAATGGAAGAAAGAGACCACCAAA GGAACAGAGAAATTCAGCCCTCCTTTTGTTGCATTCTTTAGAGTACAATACTATGTAGAAAATGGAAGAGTAATAAG TGATAAGGTGGCACGGCAACTCTACTACTGCCATCTCAAAGAGCAAGTACTTATGTCTCGGTGCAACCACAAAGAAGAAATCTACTTCTTGCTGGCTGCCTACAGCTTACAGGCAGACTTGGGCAACTACAGAGAGAAGGTCCATTCTGGCAAATATTTTGAACCTCAGGCTTATTTCCCACAATGG ATAATTGCGAAGAGGGGGAGCGACTACATCTTGAAACATGCTCCAGAGATGCACCGAGAACAGCAAGGGCTGAGTGCTAAGGAAGCGGTGCTGAAGTTCATTAAGGAGTCCTGCCTGCTGGAAGATGTGCCCGTCCACTTCTACAGGCTGCAGAAG GATAAGAAGGAGGATCGCCCGACAGTTATCCTGGGCCTGACCCTGAGAGGAATGCACATCTATCAG GAGGTGAATCATGTTCGCCAGCTCCTCTACGACTTTCCCTGGTCACACATTGGGAAGCTGGCTTTTATG GGGAAGAAATTCGAGATCCAGCCAGATGGTTTGCCTTCTGCACGGAAACTGGTTTACTACACGGGTTGCCCCTTCAGGTCGAGGCACTtactgcagctcctcagcaacAGCCACCGGCTCTTTCTGAATATCCAGCCGGTGTTGAAGCAAATCCAAAAactggaggaggctgaag AGAAGAAGCGCTACCGGGAGTCCTATATCAGCGACACCCTGGAGATGGACCTGGACCCGTGCGACAAGAACTCGCACAGCAGCGGGAGCAGCGGGGGCAGCCGGCGGGATAACCGCCTCTCGCGCCAGTCCACGGGGAGTCACGGCAGCTCGCACACGTCGGGCATCGAGGCCGACTCCAGGCACCGGGTGTCAGTGGAGATGTCAGTGGATGAGCCCTTCAGCATTGACCGGGTGCATCGGAAAGAGAAATCCTGCAGCTCAACCATCAGCTACGGTAGCTCTGGCATTGACAGCGGCAGCAAAGGGCGGGCTGAAGACGACTCTCAGGATGATG AGCTTGAGCTGGCAGTAGATGAGCCAGAGGAGGTGCCTGTAGATGAGCCTTTAGAGGGAGAACAGTTAGAGGAGGCCACTGTGGGAGAATCTGTTGAATCTCTTCCTCTAGATGCTGCTAGCTGCCAAG CTATAAATCAGGAATCGCTGTCTGTGGTGCAGGTCACGCTAATAAAAATGAGAGGCCAAAGTGTGGAATCCCTTCACCAG TGGAACTGTCTCTCAGTTGCCTTCTACTGCCATGATGGAGACTGGTAA